A single region of the Silene latifolia isolate original U9 population chromosome 8, ASM4854445v1, whole genome shotgun sequence genome encodes:
- the LOC141596060 gene encoding uncharacterized protein LOC141596060 produces MASIMVLVIAFVLDLIAFALAVAAEQTRSTASVITDHTASYCKYDSDKATGLGVGSFIFLLASQLLIMFASRCLCCGRGLRPGGSRSMAIILFITCWILFFIAEVCLLAGSVKNAYHTKYRNVFNKQPTCQTLRKGVFAAGAAFIVFTGIISELYYVKYSKSSNFSNPTNTRDTGVRMSNL; encoded by the exons CATTTGTACTTGATTTAATTGCTTTTGCTCTTGCTGTTGCTGCTGAACAAACCAGGAGTACT GCTTCGGTGATCACAGACCACACTGCATCATACTGCAAATATGATTCAGACAAAGCAACAGGCTTAGGTGTGGGGTCCTTCATCTTTCTTCTGGCGAGTCAACTTCTTATAATGTTTGCAAGCCGATGCTTGTGTTGCGGTAGAGGTCTGAGACCCGGTGGCTCAAGAAGTATGGCCATTATCCTCTTCATTACTTGCTG GATATTGTTCTTCATTGCCGAGGTTTGTCTATTGGCGGGTTCTGTAAAGAATGCGTACCATACCAAATACAGAAACGTCTTCAACAAACAACCTACTTGTCAAACCCTTAGGAAAGGTGTTTTTGCAGCCGGAGCCGCCTTTATTGTCTTTACTGGTATCATATCTGAACTATACTATGTCAAATATTCCAAGTCCAGCAACTTCAGTAACCCTACAAACACTCGAGACACGGGCGTGAGAATGAGCAATCTGTAA
- the LOC141597554 gene encoding uncharacterized protein LOC141597554, whose amino-acid sequence MGLSSKQVSSDGNNGWNQTLLESAKTLEFPKTFPMKRQQQQQQQPEQLNCPRCDSTNTKFCYYNNYNKSQPRHFCKACKRHWTKGGTLRNVPVGGGRKNKRLKTSKNVSKTNITTTTTTTPLIPNNNLLQAVSNSRVSCNDNISKGFYQQPCILPNTSTITFTSKGLNDEILLSTTETTSLGLSSQNHDYDQEIQLPYSNLGNFESNPCSISSTITSIQSPILYNFTNDHQNNGGLEETMMNNDHDDHQPWTSSMHTTSSNNWSWDDFDKFVSVEDDLTMPWDDIDIKP is encoded by the coding sequence ATGGGTTTGAGTTCAAAACAAGTTTCAAGTGATGGGAACAATGGTTGGAACCAAACATTATTAGAGAGTGCAAAAACTTTAGAGTTTCCTAAAACATTTCCTATGAaacggcaacaacaacaacaacaacaacccgaGCAATTAAATTGCCCTAGATGCGATTCAACAAATACAAAAttttgttattacaataattataacAAGTCACAACCTAGACATTTTTGCAAGGCATGCAAGAGACATTGGACTAAAGGTGGCACTCTTCGAAATGTCCCGGTTGGTGGTGGTCGTAAAAATAAGCGTCTCAAGACGTCTAAAAACGTCTCGAAAACCAACAttacaacaaccaccaccaccaccccacttATTCCTAATAACAACTTGCTTCAGGCGGTCTCAAATTCGCGTGTTTCTTGTAATGATAATATTTCTAAGGGATTTTACCAACAACCTTGCATACTACCAAACACTTCCACAATTACATTCACTAGCAAGGGATTAAACGACGAAATTCTTCTCTCGACGACAGAAACGACGTCGTTAGGTCTATCATCACAAAACCATGATTATGATCAAGAAATACAACTTCCTTACTCAAATTTGGGAAATTTTGAGAGTAACCCATGTTCAATTTCATCAACAATTACCTCAATTCAATCCCCAATTTTGTACAATTTTACAAATGATCATCAAAACAATGGTGGGTTAGAGGAAACAATGATGAACAATGATCATGATGATCATCAACCATGGACATCATCCATGCATACAACATCAAGCAATAATTGGAGTTGGgatgattttgataaatttgtaTCAGTTGAAGATGATCTTACTATGCcatgggatgatatagacatcaaGCCATAA